The Pyrenophora tritici-repentis strain M4 chromosome 10, whole genome shotgun sequence genome contains a region encoding:
- a CDS encoding DDE-3 multi-domain protein, which translates to MPGTGHRLQPAVLQAILDRIAACESDRAISRATGASRNTVAKLRLSLEFWGVPYPPRCVRLGRPSILRQAQREGLQAYLNGSPGAYMDEMRDFLYDEYDVRISLASVYRELEKMRWSRKLATKRAKEQSEPLRRLYLARMAQHYKAEQIVALDESACNERTGDRKYGWSPIGEPVELSHSFRRSERWSLLPAMTIDGYISYKIFQGAITSEILEDFLEFQVLPFCNPHPGPASVIVLDNASIHRSERVRVLCQSAGVLLEYLPPYSPDFNPIEKSFKQLKGWMKRNSAQAENFIDFGVFLEYAAQLVCCNINCRSWFHRCGYPY; encoded by the coding sequence atgccaggcaccggccaccgcttgcagcccgctgttctccaggctatcctcgaccgaattgctgcctgcgaaagtgatcgagccatctctagagctacaggtgcgagccgtaacacagtagcaaagctgaggttgagcttagagttttggggcgtgccttatccgccgcgctgcgttcgacttgggcggccatctatactccggcaagctcagcgcgaaggccttcaggcatacctcaatggctcaccgggcgcatacatggatgagatgagggacttcttgtacgacgagtacgacgttaggataagccttgcgagcgtttaccgagagctagagaagatgagatggtctcgcaagcttgcaacaaagcgggcaaaggagcagagtgagccactccgccgcctctatcttgccaggatggcgcaacactataaggcggagcagatcgttgcgttggacgagagcgcctgcaatgagcgtacgggcgaccgcaagtatggctggtctccaatcggggagccggtggagctatcacacagcttcaggcgatcagaacggtggtcgctgctgccagccatgacgatagatggctacataagctataagatctttcaaggcgcgattacatctgagatcctagaagacttcttagagtttcaagtgctgccgttctgcaatcctcacccagggccagcctcagtaatcgtgcttgataacgcctccatccatcgatcagagcgtgtacgggtgctttgccaaagtgctggagtactccttgagtatctgccgccatactcaccagatttcaaccccatcgagaagagctttaagcagctcaaggggtggatgaaaaggaattcagcgcaagcggagaacttcattgactttggggtctttcttgagtatgcagcgcagctggtgtgctgtaatattaactgcagaagctggttccataggtgtggctatccctattaa